One genomic window of Ferrimicrobium sp. includes the following:
- a CDS encoding aldo/keto reductase, translating to MQTTEEDSIPILNRAFDAGVYFVDTADVYPLGGGVQLAGTTEEIVGRWLKGKRDKVILATKCFGATAKEPFHQGNSRKHIFDAVDASLRRLRTDYIDLYQLHRFDPDTPVEETMGALTDLVHMGKVRYVGCSNYPAYRLAKANAMAEGHGWERFSSAQPRYNLLYRVIERDLLDLANEDGIGVIPYNPIAGGLLSGKHNPKAAPPEGTRFNSTPASELYRERYWHEELFATVEQLKAIAQREGVSLVTLSVAWVIRQAGITSPIIGASKVSQLDDSLAALDYRVSDELNVELRGLTERYLNGPSLV from the coding sequence TTGCAAACCACAGAGGAGGATTCGATCCCGATCCTCAATCGAGCCTTCGATGCCGGAGTCTATTTCGTTGACACCGCTGACGTATACCCACTTGGGGGAGGTGTGCAGCTAGCAGGAACCACCGAAGAGATCGTTGGCCGTTGGCTCAAGGGCAAGCGTGACAAGGTTATTCTCGCCACCAAGTGTTTTGGTGCTACGGCAAAGGAGCCGTTTCATCAGGGGAATTCTCGTAAGCATATTTTCGATGCTGTTGATGCATCCCTGCGCCGGCTTAGGACCGATTACATCGACCTCTACCAGCTCCATCGCTTTGACCCTGATACCCCGGTTGAGGAGACCATGGGTGCTCTGACTGATCTGGTCCATATGGGTAAAGTCCGCTATGTCGGGTGTTCAAACTACCCAGCGTACCGGTTGGCCAAAGCCAATGCGATGGCAGAGGGTCATGGGTGGGAGCGGTTCTCATCAGCTCAGCCGCGGTATAACCTGCTGTATCGGGTGATCGAGCGGGATCTTCTCGATCTCGCGAACGAAGATGGGATCGGCGTGATCCCCTACAATCCGATCGCTGGGGGCCTGTTGTCTGGCAAGCACAACCCAAAGGCCGCACCACCAGAGGGAACTAGGTTTAACTCGACTCCGGCGAGTGAACTGTATCGCGAGCGCTACTGGCATGAGGAGTTGTTTGCCACCGTGGAGCAGCTCAAGGCTATCGCTCAGCGAGAAGGCGTCAGCCTTGTGACCTTGTCAGTTGCCTGGGTCATACGACAAGCGGGGATTACTTCGCCGATCATTGGGGCATCAAAGGTGTCCCAGCTGGATGACTCGCTGGCGGCACTTGACTACCGCGTCTCAGATGAGCTCAACGTGGAACTTCGTGGGTTGACTGAACGATACCTCAACGGTCCTTCGCTGGTCTAA
- a CDS encoding aspartyl/asparaginyl beta-hydroxylase domain-containing protein, with protein sequence MTKTWQVALQEARDNLRSAGTDLKQVREDLREAALNGGEAAIFGLEGWLLQSSVVPTTPFMDPAIFPWTQTLENGWKDMREELDELLGRRDDLPNFQDISRDVASISDDDQWKTVFFMGYGYRSEANWKRCPKTAALLEQVPGLTTAFFSILSPGKHLPPHRGPYRGVLRYHLGLRVPEPNDLCGIEVGGETRHWEEGKSLLFDDGYQHSAWNDSTELRAVLFLDVVRPLSGAAKVANDALLKAIAYSPFLRDAKKRHEAWERRFEGSIRQ encoded by the coding sequence ATGACCAAAACATGGCAGGTGGCGTTACAGGAGGCACGCGACAACCTTCGATCGGCTGGAACCGATCTCAAGCAGGTACGAGAGGATCTCCGCGAAGCGGCACTCAACGGAGGTGAGGCTGCGATCTTTGGCCTCGAGGGTTGGCTGCTTCAGTCGTCGGTTGTGCCGACCACACCGTTCATGGACCCGGCTATTTTCCCGTGGACCCAGACGCTTGAGAACGGGTGGAAGGACATGCGCGAGGAGCTCGATGAGCTACTTGGACGTCGTGATGACCTACCGAACTTCCAGGACATCTCGCGTGATGTTGCTTCGATCTCGGACGACGATCAGTGGAAGACCGTGTTCTTTATGGGATATGGGTATCGCTCCGAAGCGAACTGGAAGCGCTGCCCGAAGACGGCAGCACTACTCGAGCAGGTCCCAGGGTTGACGACGGCGTTTTTCTCGATCTTGAGCCCTGGCAAGCACCTACCGCCACATCGTGGCCCATATCGGGGTGTGTTGCGTTACCATCTGGGCTTGCGGGTGCCCGAGCCCAACGATCTCTGTGGCATCGAGGTTGGAGGCGAAACCCGGCACTGGGAGGAGGGCAAGAGTTTGCTCTTTGATGATGGCTATCAGCACAGCGCCTGGAATGACTCGACGGAGCTGCGGGCTGTCTTGTTCCTTGATGTCGTGCGTCCGTTGTCTGGTGCCGCCAAGGTTGCCAATGATGCCTTGCTGAAGGCTATCGCATACTCACCGTTCTTGCGAGACGCGAAGAAACGTCATGAGGCGTGGGAGCGTCGGTTTGAGGGCAGCATTCGCCAATAG
- a CDS encoding FAD-dependent oxidoreductase, with the protein MKVVVIGAGATGLGVAWDLTLRGIEVVVLEANEIGSGTSGRFHGLLHSGGRYLVTDPNAAKECYLENQLLRQLAPDAVVPTGGYFVKKYGDDDGFEQRWLDQADELEVPIHAADLKQLRQELPMLAPDVERAYWVPDGVLEGFKMLATLVDALESRGSSLRDHTRAIGLRVAGGRVTGVKVEGRDGSRVLDCDAVVNTAGPWAGLVARDWGLDIKVQPSYGLMLIFANRRLDVVVNRLKSPSDGDIFVPHQEVVILGTTDVAQPEPEAPEPDRSEAIRLMGLGRELIPDLEHWRVLRGFNGVRPLYEPSGLTGDSRTVSRDFAVLDHGDSDGLVGAFSVLGGKWTTFRLMGETLGDQLVKTMQVDAPAQSRVTPIREKQATASQRRDPQERGVLLCECEQVYEADLGSATGSQTQERFATWFSMGPCQGTFCAHRVLGRRSPASFTEELLALRREREHGLDVVGWGSNARLIALEQASATQALGEELR; encoded by the coding sequence ATGAAGGTGGTGGTCATTGGAGCTGGTGCAACCGGGCTCGGTGTTGCTTGGGATCTGACGCTGCGCGGCATTGAGGTCGTCGTTCTCGAGGCGAACGAGATCGGATCAGGAACCTCGGGCCGGTTTCATGGACTCCTGCACAGCGGTGGGCGCTACCTCGTGACCGATCCAAACGCGGCCAAGGAGTGCTACCTAGAGAACCAGCTCCTGCGCCAACTCGCACCCGATGCGGTCGTCCCAACTGGGGGGTACTTCGTCAAGAAGTATGGTGACGACGATGGTTTTGAGCAGCGTTGGTTAGATCAAGCTGATGAGCTCGAGGTGCCGATCCATGCCGCAGATTTGAAGCAACTGCGACAGGAGCTACCAATGCTGGCGCCGGATGTCGAGCGAGCCTACTGGGTTCCCGATGGCGTACTCGAGGGGTTCAAGATGCTGGCGACACTGGTAGATGCGCTGGAATCAAGAGGGTCAAGCCTGCGTGACCATACCCGGGCCATCGGCCTCCGTGTGGCTGGTGGACGGGTCACCGGTGTCAAGGTTGAGGGTCGTGACGGGAGTCGGGTACTTGACTGTGATGCGGTAGTCAACACCGCTGGCCCATGGGCAGGTCTTGTCGCACGCGATTGGGGACTCGATATCAAGGTCCAACCGTCGTATGGACTGATGTTGATCTTTGCAAACCGGCGACTTGACGTGGTTGTCAACCGATTGAAGTCTCCAAGCGATGGTGACATCTTCGTGCCACACCAGGAGGTGGTGATCCTCGGTACCACTGATGTTGCCCAGCCCGAACCGGAGGCGCCCGAGCCTGATCGGAGCGAGGCGATTCGATTGATGGGGCTCGGTCGCGAGTTAATCCCCGATCTGGAACATTGGCGGGTGTTACGTGGCTTCAACGGGGTTCGACCGCTGTACGAGCCCTCGGGTCTCACCGGGGATTCACGGACGGTCTCTCGGGATTTTGCCGTTCTCGATCACGGGGATAGCGATGGACTGGTGGGTGCCTTCTCGGTGCTCGGTGGCAAGTGGACCACGTTTCGGTTGATGGGAGAGACGCTGGGTGACCAGCTGGTCAAGACTATGCAGGTGGATGCGCCCGCGCAAAGTCGCGTGACGCCGATCCGTGAGAAGCAGGCAACGGCTAGCCAGCGTCGCGATCCCCAAGAACGAGGTGTTCTCCTGTGCGAGTGCGAACAGGTCTACGAGGCGGACTTAGGGTCAGCCACGGGCTCTCAAACCCAGGAACGCTTTGCTACCTGGTTCTCAATGGGGCCGTGTCAGGGCACCTTCTGTGCCCATCGGGTGTTGGGTCGACGTTCTCCAGCGAGTTTTACCGAGGAGCTCTTGGCGCTGCGACGTGAGCGTGAACATGGTCTTGATGTCGTGGGTTGGGGCTCGAACGCTCGTCTGATCGCGTTGGAGCAGGCGAGTGCCACTCAGGCACTTGGAGAGGAGCTTCGATGA
- a CDS encoding 4Fe-4S dicluster domain-containing protein has product MKRFDFEDACIKCAICVTACPVYRVDQQFPGPKALGPDWYRRFQAGDDAAMAHVNDCTFCQLCEDACPVGVPIAHLIAEHKQHAPKSTRLMLRDYLLTHPQWLAMAPGLVKLPKPLGVPFGVSATTQWPSPSPIKRSYRQRKVRPDKNKPRVGIFVDCFTRGFDSETLTGAMAVLERLGFAPVALPAASHCCGAAAYASGLLGEAERTANVTYRALRRGAAHLEAIVTLNATCDDTLRIEWPRYFRLELATPIVPFVEFVLDHASPGFFSQLRANHQDEVLYTHATCRSKVARGEGSLMSLIERASEQMPRILEINCCGAAGSYAFKSEHTEVAKALGRRANEVIDGPGIILTDSGTCAIHLEELTGHRTLHPARWMAAQLEHAAVLR; this is encoded by the coding sequence GTGAAGCGCTTTGACTTTGAGGATGCCTGTATCAAGTGTGCGATTTGTGTGACGGCCTGTCCGGTCTACCGAGTCGATCAGCAGTTTCCTGGTCCAAAAGCCCTTGGCCCCGACTGGTATCGACGGTTTCAGGCTGGTGACGATGCGGCGATGGCCCACGTCAACGACTGCACGTTTTGCCAGCTGTGTGAGGATGCCTGCCCGGTCGGGGTGCCAATTGCGCATTTGATCGCCGAGCACAAGCAACACGCCCCAAAGTCGACCCGACTGATGTTAAGAGATTACCTGTTGACCCATCCCCAGTGGTTGGCCATGGCGCCTGGACTCGTCAAGTTGCCAAAGCCACTTGGTGTCCCGTTCGGCGTCAGCGCCACGACACAGTGGCCATCTCCATCGCCGATCAAGCGGTCCTATCGGCAGCGCAAGGTGCGGCCAGATAAGAACAAGCCAAGGGTAGGCATCTTCGTCGATTGTTTCACCCGTGGCTTTGATTCAGAGACGCTCACCGGCGCAATGGCAGTGCTCGAACGTCTGGGCTTTGCACCGGTTGCTTTGCCGGCGGCGAGTCATTGTTGCGGGGCGGCAGCGTATGCCTCAGGCCTGCTCGGCGAGGCCGAGCGGACAGCCAACGTCACCTACCGGGCACTACGGCGTGGAGCTGCACACCTTGAGGCAATCGTGACCTTGAACGCCACCTGTGACGATACCCTGCGCATCGAGTGGCCTCGCTACTTCAGGCTGGAGCTAGCGACCCCTATCGTTCCCTTTGTGGAGTTTGTCCTCGACCACGCCAGTCCTGGATTCTTTTCCCAGTTGCGCGCCAATCATCAAGACGAGGTACTCTACACCCATGCCACCTGCCGTTCAAAGGTGGCGCGTGGGGAGGGTTCACTAATGTCGCTGATCGAACGGGCGAGCGAGCAGATGCCTCGGATTCTTGAGATCAACTGCTGTGGCGCCGCTGGCTCCTATGCGTTTAAATCCGAGCATACCGAGGTCGCGAAGGCGCTGGGAAGACGGGCCAACGAGGTTATCGATGGACCGGGTATCATCTTGACCGATAGTGGCACCTGTGCAATTCACTTGGAAGAGCTCACCGGTCACCGCACCCTCCATCCGGCACGGTGGATGGCAGCCCAGCTCGAGCACGCAGCGGTGCTCAGGTGA
- a CDS encoding glycerol-3-phosphate responsive antiterminator → MISPDMIPKVIFAARDPADVLTVVSDMEPTWVFLLGGNGREVLGASKLLSERGFCVFVHVDMLRGITNDTQGIALLASLGHPAGIITTHPSAAIAAKKAGLLTIERIFLLDSSSVESGLRNVARTEPDAVEVLPGVLPEQITRVADAIDVPLIAGGLITQMGQVVAAHKAGALGVSTSTIRLLAEAQGLG, encoded by the coding sequence ATGATCTCGCCGGACATGATTCCGAAGGTGATCTTTGCTGCCCGGGACCCTGCTGATGTGCTCACGGTGGTCTCCGACATGGAGCCGACCTGGGTTTTTCTCTTAGGCGGGAATGGCAGAGAGGTGCTCGGTGCCTCCAAGTTGTTGAGCGAGCGAGGGTTTTGTGTCTTTGTCCATGTCGACATGTTACGTGGCATCACCAATGACACCCAAGGCATTGCGTTGCTGGCGAGTCTTGGACACCCAGCCGGGATCATCACCACCCATCCGTCGGCGGCGATAGCGGCCAAGAAGGCTGGCCTGCTCACCATCGAGCGGATCTTTCTGCTGGATTCCTCATCGGTTGAGTCTGGCCTGCGCAACGTCGCTAGAACCGAGCCCGATGCGGTTGAGGTCCTACCGGGAGTCCTGCCTGAGCAGATCACACGGGTTGCAGACGCGATTGACGTGCCATTGATCGCAGGTGGGTTGATCACCCAGATGGGCCAGGTGGTGGCGGCGCACAAGGCTGGGGCCTTAGGGGTGTCGACGAGTACCATCCGCCTCCTCGCTGAGGCGCAGGGATTGGGTTAG
- a CDS encoding HPr family phosphocarrier protein: MQQCRLRVIDPSGLHARPAARLVKAMHGAGVVGTIAKGDRSANVQSILEILALGIDQGDVVVVELSDEAGPVLETLGDLLEVTDDVDD, translated from the coding sequence ATGCAACAATGTCGATTACGGGTCATCGATCCCTCGGGACTTCATGCCCGGCCGGCGGCACGTTTGGTCAAGGCGATGCATGGGGCTGGGGTGGTCGGTACCATCGCTAAGGGCGATCGTTCGGCAAACGTGCAAAGCATCCTGGAGATCCTGGCGCTCGGCATCGACCAGGGAGACGTTGTCGTCGTTGAGCTCAGCGATGAGGCTGGTCCGGTACTTGAGACGCTTGGTGATCTATTGGAAGTGACCGATGATGTCGATGATTGA
- a CDS encoding aquaporin family protein has protein sequence MATKVRYGKTGWRATAWGELLSEYLGTLVLLAFGTGSVAVAVVGLTMSGRTVVIFQGAGGWMLIGWGWAIAVVMGVYVAGGVSGAHLNPAVTFAQAIKGNLPWKKVLPYWIAQVLGAFSGALIVYADYYKAIDQYNLVHHVVSRGSSGGLTTFSIFATFPASYFHGSWVGPIVDQIIGTAFLLLFILAINDARNMAPISNLGPFIVGLAVLAIGLSFGTDAGYAINPARDFGPRLMTWLFGWGKNAFPGPGQGGYWWIPIVGPLIGAAIAVGIYKIFIEMTLDYRAKHPAEVAQETATDELEEGMVTSD, from the coding sequence ATGGCTACAAAGGTGCGTTACGGTAAGACCGGATGGCGTGCAACAGCCTGGGGGGAGCTGCTCTCGGAGTACTTAGGGACCCTGGTGTTGCTCGCTTTCGGGACCGGGTCGGTGGCGGTTGCCGTCGTCGGCCTGACGATGTCTGGTCGAACCGTGGTTATCTTTCAAGGAGCTGGTGGCTGGATGCTCATCGGCTGGGGCTGGGCGATCGCCGTGGTGATGGGCGTCTATGTAGCGGGAGGTGTCTCTGGGGCTCATCTGAACCCAGCCGTCACCTTTGCTCAAGCGATCAAAGGAAACCTTCCCTGGAAGAAGGTGTTGCCCTATTGGATTGCCCAAGTGCTCGGTGCCTTCAGTGGGGCTCTCATCGTCTATGCGGACTACTACAAGGCGATCGATCAGTACAACCTGGTCCATCATGTGGTGTCGCGCGGCTCCAGTGGGGGATTGACGACGTTTTCGATCTTCGCCACGTTCCCAGCCTCGTACTTTCACGGCAGCTGGGTTGGACCCATCGTTGACCAGATCATCGGTACAGCTTTTCTTTTGCTGTTCATTTTGGCGATCAATGATGCAAGAAACATGGCTCCAATTTCGAATCTTGGCCCCTTTATCGTTGGGCTCGCAGTCTTGGCTATCGGGCTTTCCTTTGGTACCGATGCCGGCTATGCAATCAATCCGGCCCGTGACTTCGGTCCTCGCCTCATGACCTGGCTCTTTGGCTGGGGCAAGAACGCCTTCCCGGGTCCAGGGCAAGGAGGCTATTGGTGGATCCCAATCGTTGGACCGCTCATTGGAGCCGCGATCGCCGTTGGTATCTACAAGATATTTATCGAAATGACACTTGATTATCGAGCAAAGCATCCGGCTGAGGTGGCCCAAGAGACTGCCACGGACGAGTTGGAAGAAGGGATGGTCACCAGTGACTAA
- the glpK gene encoding glycerol kinase GlpK — MTKYILALDQGTTSSRAILFNDAGLPVAIGQQEFRQIYPQPGWVEHDPEEIWQSEWQAIQSCVKTAGINVADIAAVGITNQRETTVVWNRHTGQAVYSAIVWQCRRTAGMCDRLREAGHTDMVRAKTGLVIDAYFSGTKVAWILDNVPGAREQAERGDLVFGTIDSWLINKLTHNELHVTDYSNASRTMIYNIRDLEWDDELLGLLNIPRSMCPTVVDSSGVLGEVDASWLGRTIPIAGIAGDQQAALFGQGCYTPGSAKNTYGTGSFLLMNTGSEAVASDNGLVTTLAWGIDHKVTYALEGSIFITGAVVQWLRDELGLITKAEETETLALSVPDTGGVYLVPAFVGLGAPWWDSYARGTIVGLTRGSNRAHIARAALESIAYQSRDVLEAMRSDSGQAVDVLRVDGGAINNSFLAQFQADIIGTRVERPKVTETTAMGAAFLAGLAVGVWDGFEPLTQVWQRDALFYPSMSAVRRDELVAGWKRAVERSERWAEQ, encoded by the coding sequence GTGACTAAGTACATTCTCGCCCTCGATCAGGGCACGACATCGTCGCGAGCGATACTGTTTAACGATGCCGGATTGCCGGTGGCGATTGGACAGCAGGAGTTTCGACAGATCTACCCCCAGCCCGGTTGGGTTGAACACGATCCAGAGGAGATCTGGCAGAGCGAATGGCAGGCGATCCAGAGCTGTGTTAAGACGGCAGGCATCAACGTGGCCGACATCGCCGCCGTTGGAATCACCAACCAACGGGAGACGACGGTGGTCTGGAATCGGCATACCGGGCAGGCGGTCTATAGCGCCATCGTGTGGCAGTGTCGTCGAACCGCTGGGATGTGTGACCGTCTCCGTGAGGCTGGCCACACTGACATGGTGCGGGCCAAGACGGGGTTGGTGATCGACGCGTACTTCTCCGGCACTAAGGTCGCCTGGATCTTGGACAACGTCCCTGGTGCTCGTGAACAGGCTGAGCGTGGTGACCTCGTCTTTGGGACGATCGACTCGTGGTTGATCAACAAGTTGACCCACAATGAGCTCCATGTCACCGACTACTCGAACGCCTCGAGGACCATGATCTATAACATCCGGGATCTCGAGTGGGATGACGAGTTGCTGGGTCTGTTGAACATCCCGCGCTCGATGTGTCCCACCGTCGTGGACTCCTCAGGTGTCCTTGGTGAGGTCGATGCGAGTTGGCTCGGCCGCACCATCCCGATTGCGGGGATCGCCGGTGATCAGCAAGCTGCCCTCTTTGGACAGGGCTGTTATACGCCTGGTTCGGCGAAAAATACCTATGGGACCGGCTCGTTTCTCTTGATGAACACCGGCTCTGAGGCGGTCGCGTCCGACAATGGATTGGTCACAACACTGGCCTGGGGGATCGATCACAAGGTGACCTACGCCCTTGAGGGTTCGATCTTCATTACCGGGGCAGTGGTCCAGTGGCTCCGTGATGAGCTCGGGTTGATCACCAAGGCCGAGGAGACCGAGACGTTAGCACTGTCGGTGCCCGATACCGGCGGGGTCTATCTGGTGCCGGCTTTTGTCGGACTCGGGGCTCCGTGGTGGGACAGTTATGCGCGAGGCACCATCGTAGGGTTGACCAGAGGCTCGAATCGAGCCCACATCGCCAGAGCGGCGCTTGAGTCGATCGCGTATCAGTCGCGAGATGTCCTCGAAGCGATGCGCTCGGACTCAGGACAGGCCGTCGACGTGCTGCGCGTCGATGGGGGAGCCATCAACAACAGCTTCTTGGCCCAGTTCCAGGCTGATATTATTGGTACAAGAGTCGAACGGCCCAAGGTGACCGAGACAACAGCGATGGGTGCTGCCTTCCTGGCCGGTCTTGCCGTCGGTGTCTGGGATGGCTTTGAACCACTCACCCAGGTCTGGCAGCGCGATGCGCTCTTTTACCCATCGATGAGCGCTGTGCGCCGAGATGAGCTGGTCGCTGGCTGGAAGCGCGCCGTCGAGCGCTCCGAGCGTTGGGCCGAACAGTGA
- the dhaK gene encoding dihydroxyacetone kinase subunit DhaK, with protein sequence MKKIIDAVETVVDQALDGMVVAYPEYLVRVAQTSVLARANPKEAGKVGIVSGGGSGHEPAHGGYVGFGMLDAAVAGEVFTSPTPDQVYAGIKAADHGAGVLLVVKNYTGDVMNFDIARELADADGIRTEVVLVNDDVAVQDSLYTTGRRGIAGTVFVHKIAGAAAEEGLDLASVKAVGDAVVANVASMGFALTSCTVPANGKPTFELGDQEMEMGIGIHGEPGIERVPMMGAKDVTARLFHRLVDELSLTSGEPIAAMVNSMGATPQLELAIMTAHLGQLARDGGLVLERVLMGEFMTSLEMAGASLTLLRLDEERARRLKARADTPALRIVGH encoded by the coding sequence ATGAAGAAGATCATTGACGCAGTAGAGACGGTCGTCGATCAGGCCCTCGATGGTATGGTGGTCGCCTATCCGGAGTACCTGGTGCGCGTGGCTCAGACCTCGGTTCTTGCGCGCGCGAATCCAAAGGAAGCTGGGAAGGTCGGCATCGTCTCTGGTGGCGGGTCGGGACACGAGCCGGCACATGGTGGCTATGTCGGCTTTGGGATGCTCGACGCCGCGGTGGCCGGGGAGGTCTTCACCTCCCCGACTCCCGATCAGGTCTATGCCGGCATCAAGGCAGCTGACCATGGTGCGGGGGTGCTGTTGGTGGTGAAGAACTACACCGGGGACGTTATGAATTTCGACATCGCCCGGGAGTTGGCGGATGCCGACGGTATCCGTACCGAGGTCGTGCTGGTCAACGATGACGTCGCTGTCCAGGATTCGCTCTATACCACCGGTCGACGCGGTATCGCTGGCACCGTCTTTGTACACAAGATCGCCGGAGCTGCAGCCGAAGAGGGTCTTGACTTGGCCTCGGTTAAGGCGGTTGGAGATGCTGTCGTCGCCAACGTCGCCTCCATGGGGTTTGCCTTGACCTCGTGCACGGTGCCAGCCAACGGTAAGCCGACCTTCGAACTCGGTGATCAGGAGATGGAGATGGGTATCGGGATCCACGGTGAGCCTGGTATCGAGCGGGTGCCGATGATGGGTGCCAAGGACGTCACTGCTCGTCTCTTTCACCGGCTCGTCGACGAACTTTCGCTCACCAGCGGTGAACCGATCGCTGCGATGGTCAACTCGATGGGCGCGACACCGCAGCTTGAGCTCGCGATCATGACGGCGCATCTGGGTCAACTGGCTCGAGATGGAGGGTTGGTCTTGGAGCGGGTACTGATGGGTGAGTTCATGACCTCGCTGGAGATGGCGGGGGCGTCGCTGACGTTGCTGCGCCTCGACGAGGAGCGGGCGAGGCGACTCAAAGCTCGAGCTGACACCCCGGCGTTGCGCATCGTCGGGCACTAA
- the dhaL gene encoding dihydroxyacetone kinase subunit L, with amino-acid sequence MDDTTFRQLWRRFAALVHEHRGELNDLDAAIGDGDHGSNMDRGLAKVVDAFDASPEGGLRSDAKLVGMTLMSTVGGASGALWGSAMLKFGASLPDESEVSWAGFVQALADFVAALATRGGAVVGDKTMMDVFIPVTEGLVASSAEDQTALTQALEQARQASDATSALVAKRGRAAYLGERSVGHVDPGSRSSALWFQALLESQATVSA; translated from the coding sequence ATGGATGACACCACATTTCGCCAGCTCTGGCGTCGCTTTGCGGCACTGGTTCACGAACATAGAGGTGAGCTCAACGACCTGGATGCCGCCATCGGCGATGGAGACCATGGCTCAAACATGGATCGCGGATTGGCTAAGGTCGTGGATGCATTTGATGCTAGCCCCGAGGGAGGTCTGCGCTCGGATGCCAAGCTCGTGGGGATGACGCTGATGAGCACCGTTGGTGGAGCCTCGGGAGCGCTTTGGGGGTCGGCGATGCTCAAATTTGGGGCATCCTTGCCTGACGAGTCCGAGGTCTCGTGGGCCGGTTTTGTCCAGGCGCTCGCTGACTTTGTTGCAGCACTCGCGACGCGTGGGGGAGCGGTGGTTGGAGACAAGACGATGATGGACGTGTTCATTCCGGTTACCGAGGGGTTGGTGGCCTCCTCGGCCGAGGATCAGACAGCGCTTACACAGGCCCTAGAACAGGCGCGTCAAGCCTCGGATGCCACCAGTGCCTTGGTCGCCAAACGCGGGAGGGCCGCCTACCTCGGCGAGCGTAGTGTTGGTCATGTCGATCCAGGGTCTCGCTCCTCGGCCTTGTGGTTTCAGGCGCTACTCGAGTCGCAAGCGACGGTCAGTGCATGA